ATCGTCACGTCTGTCGGGAGGGGCAGGCCGTCGGCCTGTACGCTCTCCAGGTAGGCGGCTACGGCCTCCCGGATGTTCTCCAGTGCTTCTTCTTGCGTCTCCCCCTGCGAATGACACCCCTTGAGAGCGGGGCACCAGACATGGAAGCCCCCTTCCTCTTCGGCTTCTAGGATGACGGTGTAACGCATGTTTCCTCTTGGGTGAACTTTGGAATCGTCCTGGTTCGGATCAGTCCCAGATGCCGTGAGATTAGCCCGCGCTTATAGTGCAATCAAGAACCGTCTGGGCGGCAAGGCCCACGAGCCGCATAAGCAGTCAGGCGCAGCTGCCCAAGCGTGAGCCGGGAGATTGCTGGTGGAGGCGGAGCGACCTCCAGGAGGAGCAAAACAGTCCCGTAGCTAGCGGTTTACGTTAGGCTGTAGCCAGGCCGTTCCGCTCTCGTCATGCCGGGCGTGATCCGGCATCCAGAGGCGGGGGGCTTGGGGGCTGGATTCCTGCTTTTGCAGGAATGACGGGCGGCTATACAGCATCGTTATTTGCTCTCAAGCGTCAATCAGACGGCGTTCCTTGCGAAAACACCAGCATGGGGCTATATGATGGCAATGTCGGAGAAACGAAAGCCGACGTATGATCTGAAAGCCATCAAGACCGCGTTTGCCACGGCAGCAGGCTTAAAGGCCACGGGTTCGGCAATACAAGATGCAGCAGCCTTGGGGTTTGGAAGTGCTGAGATCATTGATACCGTTCAGTCCATACAGAGAACACACTTCCACAAGTCGATGACCTCCTATGCCGATCATCAAGTTTGGCAGGATGTCTATTATGTGCCGTCGGAGGTAGGGACGCTGCATGTAAAGTTCACAGCCGATGCTGTGACTGAATTTCTGCTCCTGTCGTTTAAGGAGAAGTAAGATGACCGCTCCGATTTGCCCGGAAACGGGGACGCCGATGAAGCGTGGCGTTGCGCCGATGACGATCTCCTATAAGGACCAGTCGTCAACGTTCGAGATGCCCGGCTGGTATTGCGACGAGTGCGATGAGAGCATCCATACCGGCGACGATATGAAGGTCTCCGACCGGATGCTGAAGCGGCTCAAGGCCCAGTCCAAAAGCCAACGCACCGTTCAACTTGCGGCTCAATAACCCCCTTGTCTGTCCGCGTCACTTGCATTTCATGCCCCTCGTGCTGCGCTCCTGGCCTTCGCGGTCTTTTTCAAAGCGTCTCGTGGTCAACAGAACATTGCGCAATCAAGAACCCCGTTGACGGGCTGGCTGAGTGCGAATCTTGCCCACGTCTTCAGGCCGAAACTCGGTCGTCCGTCCGGGGCTGAGTTGCCCTCGGCGAATCGTCCCTGCCTGCTTGACGCTTGCTGCCAAACGCTCAAAGTCCTTTTGCTTCATAGACCCTCTAAAGAAAGCGTCCGAAATCCTCTTAGGAGAGAGTGGTGGATCGTTACGTCTGCCGGGAGGGGCAGGCCGTCGGCCTGTGCGCTCTCCAGGTAGGCGGCTACGGCCTCCCGGATGTTCTCCAGCGCTTCTTCTTGCATCTCCCCCTGCGAATGACACCCCTTGAGCGCAGGGCACCAGACGGCTTCGACAAGAACCGTGTAACGCATTTTTCCTTCCACTGAGCCACTTGGAGAACGTTCCCACCTGCAATCAGGATTGATTTTCTTGACTGGTCACGTAGCCTGGTCACATGAGAGAAATCAACGCGTCAGAGTTCAAGGCAAAATGTCTGGCTATTCTCGACGAAGTCGTACAGACCGGACAGTCGGTAACAATTATGAAACGTGGGAAACCGGTTGCCCAGCTTGTTCCGCCTGTCCCCAGACAGCATGGCTACCCGCAGGACGCCCTGTTCGGAACAGTGAAAATTCATGGAGATATTGTCGAACCAGTCCTGGACGCCGACGCCTGGGACGCTGAACGGGAGAAGATCAAGTGAAGGTGCTCCTTGATACCCATATTCTGATTTACTGGCTGGGGACCGACCTGCGTCTGTCAGTGGAGCAGAAAAGAGTCCTTGAGCAAGCCAGCCCTGAGAACCCGCTGTGGGTCTCTGATATCACGCTGTGGGAGATTGCGACCCTGTACAATCTCAAGCGTCTCTCATTCCATCTGCCACTACGGGACTGGCTCGAAGCCGCGACCGCCCCACCCCTAGTACAACGGGTTGGCATCTCCCCTGCCATTGCTGCGGCAGTGGCTGCCCTGCCGTCTTCCTTTCATCGTGACCCAGCCGACCGCATCATTATTGCCTCGGCCCAGCTTCTCGGCGCAACATTGCTGACACACGACAAACAAATCATCCAATCTGCTCTTGTTCCGACCTTGTAGGCATTGATGGGGCTCCGTCCAGAGACACAAGGCTCTCCCTACAGGCTCGAATGAGCCGTTCCGCGTTCGTCTTCCAGGCGTGTTCAAACGTCTCCTTAATCGAGTAGTCACGAAACACCTCGCTTGGCTCAGAAAGAGATCGACAAGCCCCTTGTCTTCCGTGCTGAAACTCAGAAACACGTCGCGTGTCATTGGCAGTCACTCCCACTCGGAGAGTTGTATCGCCTCTCAGTCTTGCTTGGCCCAACTGGTCTCGTAGTCGGTGCTCATCCGCACCTGAGCGCGCAGGTGCTGAATCTTCCACTCGCCGCCCACCTTGACGTAGTCGTCCTCGTAGCGAACCGCCTGCCACTTTGCCGTGGTCTCGCCAAAGGTGAACGGCCCGATGAAATACCACCGGCCGGTGGCACGCTCACCCTCGACCTTGATGACCGGGTTCATCACCATGTGCTGGGAGAAGCTGATCATTTTTTGGAAGCCTTGGAACAGCTCCCGGATGCCGGCGTGGCCCTCGCCCTTGCCAAAACCTGCCGCCTCCCAGATGCCGTCTTCGGCAAAGATCGTGGTGATGCGACCCGGATTATGATCGTCGTCGCAGATATCGCAATACTCGGCCTTCAACTGCTTGATGGCCTCAATGTCTTCCATCCGGGTGAGACGTTGTTCGAGTTCTGTCATGTCCATTGTGGTTCCTCCTGTGTCGCTCGGTTGGCGTTGACGCGGCCATTATAGCGACGGCCGGCGCTCCCGCATACGGTGGCCGGGCGAGCGGAAAAGTGCTAAGGCTCGGCTTCATCCGGCCCGACAAGGAGTCCCTATGCTCATGCAGCAGCCGATTGGCAATTACACCTTCATCAAAGGCATCGGTCCCTTTTGTTCGGGCTGTAAAGCCCAGCCCGGCTATGAGATTGTCCACGCCCGCTTTCATCCCCTGCCCTCCTTACAGGCCGGCTTCGGGCTGATCGAGCGTCATCTGCAAAGCCTCGGGCGCCCCATCCAGGCGCTGTGCGGCATGGAGCTGCGCATACCCCAGCCGCTGTCAGCCCAGGCGTTTGCCGAGTTCAACGCGCCGTATATCGCACGCCTGACCGACTGGGACCTGCCCGTCGATGGGGTGAACCCCGTCGCCCGAACGAATGTGGCGCCTGCGGTCCACCCGCCCGCCGAACCCGGGGTGTACGGCTTCTCGTATACCCTGCCCAGCCAGCAGCGGGGCACGACGTTTGTCCTGTCCGGTTCGGCCGAAACTCAACGCCGGTCCGACGGGGGCGAGGGCTACGAGATTGTGAGCCACGGGGATGTCTCGCCCGAGGGGCTGACCAGAAAAGCCGATCATGTGCTGGATACCCTGGCGGCTCGCCTGCGCGAGCTGGAAGTCGGCTGGACGGATGTCACCACGGTTCAGGTGTACACCGTTCGCGATATCCATGCGCTG
This is a stretch of genomic DNA from Desulfurellaceae bacterium. It encodes these proteins:
- a CDS encoding type II toxin-antitoxin system HicB family antitoxin, with amino-acid sequence MRYTVILEAEEEGGFHVWCPALKGCHSQGETQEEALENIREAVAAYLESVQADGLPLPTDVTIHHSLLRGFRTLSLEGL
- a CDS encoding type II toxin-antitoxin system MqsR family toxin encodes the protein MMAMSEKRKPTYDLKAIKTAFATAAGLKATGSAIQDAAALGFGSAEIIDTVQSIQRTHFHKSMTSYADHQVWQDVYYVPSEVGTLHVKFTADAVTEFLLLSFKEK
- a CDS encoding YgiT-type zinc finger protein, with translation MTAPICPETGTPMKRGVAPMTISYKDQSSTFEMPGWYCDECDESIHTGDDMKVSDRMLKRLKAQSKSQRTVQLAAQ
- a CDS encoding type II toxin-antitoxin system HicB family antitoxin; its protein translation is MRYTVLVEAVWCPALKGCHSQGEMQEEALENIREAVAAYLESAQADGLPLPADVTIHHSLLRGFRTLSLEGL
- a CDS encoding type II toxin-antitoxin system Phd/YefM family antitoxin, with amino-acid sequence MREINASEFKAKCLAILDEVVQTGQSVTIMKRGKPVAQLVPPVPRQHGYPQDALFGTVKIHGDIVEPVLDADAWDAEREKIK
- a CDS encoding type II toxin-antitoxin system VapC family toxin — protein: MKVLLDTHILIYWLGTDLRLSVEQKRVLEQASPENPLWVSDITLWEIATLYNLKRLSFHLPLRDWLEAATAPPLVQRVGISPAIAAAVAALPSSFHRDPADRIIIASAQLLGATLLTHDKQIIQSALVPTL
- a CDS encoding nuclear transport factor 2 family protein; the protein is MDMTELEQRLTRMEDIEAIKQLKAEYCDICDDDHNPGRITTIFAEDGIWEAAGFGKGEGHAGIRELFQGFQKMISFSQHMVMNPVIKVEGERATGRWYFIGPFTFGETTAKWQAVRYEDDYVKVGGEWKIQHLRAQVRMSTDYETSWAKQD